The genomic interval AGTGAAAGGTGACAGAAACTGTTAttgtggaggagctgcagaactCCTGAGAGGAATTGTTGCTTTTCATGCAGCCTTGTCATGTACCTTTCTCTGTCTGCTCAAGGACTCAGACATTCCTGCAGAGACCAGGGCAGtgtcctgctctgtgtgtaACCTCAGGTCACTCCTCTGCTGTCATGTCTTACAGCAGCAAGATGATGACCTACAGGAACTCACTGGTACTTGGGCTTTTCCAtctgttttgtctgcttttgtgtttgttctgtcagtgctctGGAAGAGAAATGATCCTGACAAGTGTGTGTGCTGCTTGGCATATTAAGCATGAAGATTGCGAGTGCTGCTGTAAAGCCAGTAGAAATAATTAGCTGTGTGTCTCTCTTTGAACTCATATTTTCCCTTAAGCAGGACTGCTCTCTGTGTGGTAGCAGTGATATTGATGCAAGGTCAGccactgctgagctcccagctctgctttatCAGCTCCTTGCTGGTTTTTGGCAGGGCAGTGTCCTCCCCCCACACCTGTGCCGTGCAGGCAGTGACCGAGAACAGGGAACCATTGCACTGCTGAGAGCCCTGACCCATTTTCAGGTTATGCAAGTCCCCAAGGCCCTTCTAATTCAGTGAGATGAATTCCGTTTTAGAAGGCGCTGAGGACAAACAAAACACTTTACTGGGGACAGGTTTGGGGACCAGCAGCAGTCAGTGAGCTAGGCCTGGATTTCATATTATGCTGTTACAGTTTCAGtaataaaaggtaattaaaacAGAGAACTGTTAGGTATTTTAGAAGGAATTTAATGTTGAATATGTGTTAAATCACTGTCGTAGTGGAGGGATGCTTTCAAAAGCTGTTTCACACTGGGTGAGGATCTGGCTTTCCTGGCCATGATTTACTCAGTGAGGACCACAGTCAGGTGTGACAGCCTGGAGATTTTAGACAAAAGTTGGTTAACTTTTAGCTTTTCAGAAGGTTTACTGAAATAGATCTGAAACTGCTGCTTTGAGTTTTTGAAGGACACCTGGCATTCTTGTTTTGATCATAAAGGTGCTCAGTCTCACAGGTGAGTCACAGTGAAGCATTTTTCACAAGTCTGTTCCTTCCACAGAATTGCACAcaactccagcagcaggaatgggagtTACATCCCTGAACTGACTGGCACACAGGGCCAGAAGGCACTCAGAAGTacagagctgcagagacacACTTGAAAAGGTTACTGTGGATTTACCTGCAGTCAGACTCTGGTCCCTGTGCTGAAATCTGCAGTGTAGGTCATGCCTGTGGAGTACAAACTCTTCAAGCATGAGAAActatttctttgtttgcttgttcTAAACTTGTCTCTCTTGAAAGGAGGGCTTCATTTCTAAGACTGTTCAATTTTGTCCTGCATAGTCACCTCAAATGGATGCTGGCTATTTTCTGATCTGGAGTAAATTCCTGTAACTCTCAGGGTAACAAGTAAATTCCTGTAACAAGTCAATTCCTGTAATTAAATAGCGATACCTTTTTTTGTGtattaaatttatctttttacagctattcagtgaaaaaataagtGGAGCAGAAGGAACAAAATTAGATGAGGAATTTCAAGAGATGGAAAGGGTAAGAAAAGTCACATTATGTTTTTCAATATTAAGTTACTGCAgaatcaaaaatatttcatgtttcaaGTGGTTGAATGGTATTGTCGATTTACCTGGGGGAGGAAACCCTATAATGTGCTTCCaaacagaaagataaaaggATAAATGCAAATTTGTCCTTGAGCCTTGTCAGCTCAGCCAAGGGAGAAGAGACATCCACAAAGGCTGTTTGAGCAGAGGATCAGGTTCCACTGACACCTCTCGACAGTGAAGAGAAATTACTCCAAGAAGGGTGCAGAGCATCAGGAGGAGCCTTCCCCTGGCTGTGTGGGAGTTTAGAGAAGTCTGTGGTGTTAGTGAGGCTTTTCACAAAGCCTTTGTATCTGATAAAATTAATGATAAAAATCTGTCTACTTGGGCCATATTTTCTCCTGGTAAAAGATTATATCTTTTAGTTTAAATCCATGTTCTGAAATGTACATGAAATTGACATGTTTGCTATCCATGGATGAGTTGTGTTGCAAATCAATGTTTGTGCCAGTTTCTGCTTTTACAATTGGTATGTGGGGTTTCTTTAATTGCCCTTGtctttctgtgtattttttaatgttcataGTAgacttacttttctttttcagaaaattgaTGTTACTAATAAAGCTGTAACAGAGCTTCTGTCCAAATCCACAGAGTATCTTCAGCCAAATCCAGGTAGGATAGGAACAATAGGTGTTGGATTTTGATGAACGTTGTTTTATTacttggaaattaattttaggtAAATAAAAGCTAATTAGTTCATCATTGTGAGGTTTCTGTGTGGAGTTCTGAAAAGTTCTTCTAAGCAAGAGGGAGAGGCTTTGGCTGTGTTTGTATCCTGCATTTGCTTTCTGCAGTATTTCGAATCAAGGCGCTCACAACCAGGACTATTCAAAGGAATGTGAGTGTTGGTGAATATTTGCCTGGGAAATGACACTTTTTTAGTTGGGAATAAAAACTAGTTTCATATGACCCATATTGTTGAATGGAATCTTATTTCAACTTTGAACTATGAGGTACTGACAATACAAAAATCACCAGTCTGAGATGAGCTTCGTGGCTTTGCttgtgaaataatttattgctttaaatagtttaaaaacCGATTTTATcaatctttaaattttttttctttttctatgtcCCTCTTAGCATACAGGGCCAAGCTGGGAATGCTGAACACTATGTCAAAGATCAGAGGACAAGTTAAAACCACAGGCTACCCCCAGACAGAGGGACTCCTGGGAGACTGCATGATACGGTATGGCAGAGAGCTGGGCGATGATTCTATGTTTGGTGAGTTGGTGCATCTCCTCTGCCAATATTTCAGCATAAAGTCCTTTGCAAAGTATTACTCACTGACATAACCTGTGTAGTTGGCCACTGCAGGTAAGAGGGAAGGTTAAATGCAGGCATCCAGGGGATGGTTGATACAGCTCAGAAACAGAATGCTCCTGCACATTTGTCTGCCTCTGTTGCAGGTGGGTTTGGTAACACTGTTACTGATGCTGTCTGATCATCCTTATTATTAAGCATTTTAGTTCTTAGTCAACAAACCTAAATAATTTAGGATGATCCTTAAAGGCAGTTTAttgtttttaacttttatatAAAGATGGCTCTAATCAATTTGAGAAGTAAACTAAGGGAAAAATTCTtgtagaaagaaataaacagtaacactggatgatttttttttttttttagtaatgaCCTATGTACagtagggagaaaaaaaatttcccccTGATATCTgttggggaaaaacaaaaacccaaaatgtaaTTCAGAGCAAAAATTTTCTAGTTCCAGTTTTGTATAGAGAACAAGCATAacttgcattattttcttttttgctcttCAGGGGACTGCAGCAGATACAAAGATACCTATTTGAAATGTCTggtttaaaagacaaattttctgcttttacatATCTTGAGATATAAGAGCCTATTCTTTACCGCAGGTCTTGCACTACTGGATGCTGGTGAGAGCATGAAGCAAATGGCAGAAGTGAAGGACTCTCTTGATATTAATGTCAAACAAAATTTTATTGATCCTCTACAGTTATTGCAGGACAAAGATTTAAAAGAGATTGGGGTAAGTTTTCCAGGGTAGAGCTTCACTTAGCAATAATCAGAGTCAAATCAACCCTAGTTCCCTgagatatttttattgaaagCAATAGGGTAAATAAATTTTGTTGTAATAGATTTTCTCTCCAGCAAAACAGTGACAAAATCTGCTTAGAATCAATGCCAGACTATTTCTCCCTTGTCTAACTTACTCAATTTGCTATATTGCTTGTACAGTCGGTACAAGCATAGTGAAgagaaatatattctttatttttctgctgttttattttagtgaacatttttattaatgcttATGAACATGTGAGTGGGCTGTGATTTACTGCTATGATTATCCTATCTTACCATCTCTGTCAGCCTAAAGCTGTTTATAATGGAGAATGAATATAGCTGTTAAAAAAGGGCAAGCACAGAATGATCTGAATAGCATCATAAAATGTTGAAGTGTCATATGCCACtataggaaaaaatacaggACACTAAGGAACACATTTTTAACCTTTAGTGTTaagtttttcagtgtttttgtttACAATGTGACAATTCAAAGAAATCCAGGCAGTCTTTGTCTGAGTTTGTCGATTTCAATGGGTTTGGGTAATAAGCAAGTTAAAACCCTgatgaaatgcagaaatgaaagttattttatttgtttacaCATAAATGAATGTGGAAAGCATAGCAAAGAGATAGCAGTAATGTCTGTGGCTGTCTCCTTTGAAGCATAGCTGTTTTCACTTGTGTTCTTCTGAGTTGATGAAAGGAAATTGTTTGATGTTAGTTTTAATGAGCATTTTGTACTGTCACTTTGAGTccattctgtgagtctgtcAGTCCCAGGATTTTTGGCAACAGAAAAGCTTGTGTAGATTTATCAGCTAGAAGTGTCAAGTTGATACCTAACAAGGACAGGAAGAATACAGGATTTGTTGGAGCACTGCTTTATGAGGGGAATAGAGCCCTTTAACTTTTAGTTGTCATATTGCAGATAATTCAAGATGTAAAATTGAATTACATGTAGAATATGGTgacacacaaatatttaagtTGGATCCTGCTTCTCTCCACAGCTCAGAGAATCAGTACTGTTGCATATTTAGTGAAGTCCATGAGGTGGGTGTCTAAAATAGGCAAATCAAGGCTGCCAGTACCCCAAGTGCTACCAAAGGcctctttatttaaaatttcattcaTTTATGTGGCCCTACACTTACCTGGTGCTGCCTTGGGTCAAAAGGATGGACTGTACAAGTCTCTGAGCCTTGTATTGCTTTAAGTCTGCATATATTTGCATCCATCACTGATATTTCCTGAGATCACAATGTGTTTGTTTGGGCATATCCCATTTGGTCCTTTTCATAAATGTTCTGTCTCTTTTAGCATCACTTGAAGAAACTGGAAGGGCGCCGCTTGGATTATGATTATAAAAAGAAGCGTTTTGGAAAGATACCGGATGAAGAAGTTAAACAAGCAGTAGAAAAATTTGAAGAGTCAAAGGAACTGGCTGAAAGAAGCATGTTCAATTTCTTAGAAAATGATGTAAGTCTGTGCTGCATCTTTGTTTGCTGCAGTACATCCTTAAGGGGCAAATGTGTGGGATTGGTTAAAGCCAGTCCCATGCTTGACAGGAGGTAAGGTCTGAAAGCAGAAACTCTGCCTCTTCACACTTTTAAATCCCCTGTCAGAGATGAACATAATGCACAGCAGAGAATGGGATAACTCAGGAATTTCTTTTGGAGATACAGTGACTGAGACAAGATGGCCACAGAGTAGCCAAGCAGGACTAGGTGAGAGTAAAATGCAGTTTGGTCAGTGAGAGGGTGAAGGTTGGGAAATAGGTGTAGTCGAGACCTGCTGCTGAAAATATAAGCAAGGGCATGTACTCTCTGAGGTTTCTGAATTTTAGCTCACTTACAGTCAAAACTTCCCTGCTGGTGTGGAGTCTCTGAATGATTTTACCTCGGAAAATCATTACTATTACTCTTTGGCTCTGCAAAGTCCATAGAGTGAGTCTGTGGCTTGAGCTCAGATATGTGGACTTTGGCTCAGAGTCCAAGTCCATCATGAAATTATGTCTAAataaggagcagctgtggccagTCAGGATAATCCTCTCTTCTGTCCACACACAGAGGAATAGCGGGATGTGCTTTCTCCTGTGTAATCATGGAAATGTAAGAAAAGAGAGCTGGACCTATTTGGGTCTATTCCACAGTTTTGTCTTCTCCTGTAGATGCAGCATCACAGAAAAGACACAGAGTAAAAAAGTGTGCTGTCTTCTGTGAGCAAACTACAACAGTGGGGAGCTGTGAAGTGGGAAGATTTAACTGCAAGCAACTTGTCTCTCTATGCACAC from Vidua chalybeata isolate OUT-0048 chromosome 13, bVidCha1 merged haplotype, whole genome shotgun sequence carries:
- the SH3GL3 gene encoding endophilin-A3 isoform X2: MERKIDVTNKAVTELLSKSTEYLQPNPAYRAKLGMLNTMSKIRGQVKTTGYPQTEGLLGDCMIRYGRELGDDSMFGLALLDAGESMKQMAEVKDSLDINVKQNFIDPLQLLQDKDLKEIGHHLKKLEGRRLDYDYKKKRFGKIPDEEVKQAVEKFEESKELAERSMFNFLENDVEQVSQLAVFVEAALDYHKQSTEILEDLQSKLQNRINVASSRPKREFKPKPVITTTLEIGDNQQHNGIAYSSSIKSSGSSVHMDQPCCQALYDFEPENEGELGFKEGDIITLTNQIDENWYEGMLNGESGFFPINYVEVIVPLPQ
- the SH3GL3 gene encoding endophilin-A3 isoform X1, whose protein sequence is MSVAGLKKQFHKASQLFSEKISGAEGTKLDEEFQEMERKIDVTNKAVTELLSKSTEYLQPNPAYRAKLGMLNTMSKIRGQVKTTGYPQTEGLLGDCMIRYGRELGDDSMFGLALLDAGESMKQMAEVKDSLDINVKQNFIDPLQLLQDKDLKEIGHHLKKLEGRRLDYDYKKKRFGKIPDEEVKQAVEKFEESKELAERSMFNFLENDVEQVSQLAVFVEAALDYHKQSTEILEDLQSKLQNRINVASSRPKREFKPKPVITTTLEIGDNQQHNGIAYSSSIKSSGSSVHMDQPCCQALYDFEPENEGELGFKEGDIITLTNQIDENWYEGMLNGESGFFPINYVEVIVPLPQ